The Dermochelys coriacea isolate rDerCor1 chromosome 13, rDerCor1.pri.v4, whole genome shotgun sequence genome includes the window acaACATCCCAGCCACAAGATGGAGTctctagccacctgggcaagtcacatgtctatgaatgattcagctttttgcaggccaacacGATTGTTTACATgctagtttgaatgttcccaggaaaactcagatgtggattggcatctcccaaagtccattgttagttaagtactcccaattactttaATAatcccttcacactatgttgaccaaatctgcttTATGTGTTTCCCGCAGCAAGCACTTTAAATATAAGCATAGGaccaacgctcataacttcaggtataaaaatgatacatgcctacaaataagattaatatattcagtagatcatagcctttgcaaagatatgttacatggcatatctagcataaaacatattccagttatgtcatatttacactcataagtatatttctacaaagcattatggggtgcaacgtcacagggTGCTTTAGAAATAACACAGGCAATAATGAATAGTAATAACAACAGATGAGCCGCTATGTACCAGTTCAATGACAAACACTGCACTCAGGTGGAGGTGACGTCACTGCTGCTCTTATAGGAGCCTCCTAATCCACAGGACCTTCCGAGATGTGGGACCCAAAACATCTCAACTCGTATGttagaaaaacacacacacacatactcccaGCTGGCTTGGGGCAGATCAGTCAAAGGACTCTGCATGTCTGGGGTGAATTAAAGCATTGCCAGAAATTATTACACAAATATCTCCTGActcttcagagctgagcagaggcaggaggcttCAGCCAGAGTCCAAAGAAGCACAAAAAGCACAACCCAGCACTACACACAGTCTGTGTTCCCACCTCCCCAGTGTCCCAGAGCACAGACCAGCCTGGGCACCTATGGGATCTGGCCCTGCCCACTGCCCTCAGGGACCCTCTCCAGGCCCTCCGGTGATTGGCCAGACCCAGCAGTAACAGCAAGGGTCTATTTCTCTTCAATCAGGTCACAGTGTCACATCTGCAAAATGCTCAGCTCCTGCCAGTCCAGGGAGAAAAAGTCTGAGCTGAAGGGCCTGAGCCACAGGACTCAGGGGAGCTGCTCCGAGGCCACCGGGTCTCAGAGACACACAGCATGTTATACATGAGCAAATGGCATTACACCCCCGTATTCCACATATACTAGTTTTGCTCTCTGTAGCGAAGGTCAGCGCAGACAGCACAGAAGGTTGGGCTAAAACAGcgcttctcaaactttttgtactggtgacccctttcgaACACCAACCCTCTGAGTGCGACCCACACCCccagaaattaaaaacacattttttatatttaacactatgtAAAATACTAAATTTAAACCCTATTGCTTAAAATGAATTTACCTTTTCCCACTGCCTTTAAATTAAgcctaaaacacatttttattgaattaaatataaGCAGAAACGTTATTTTTaagtagaattttattttaataattgacAGCAATTAATGACCTGAAGCAGTCAAAAATCAGTGAGATGGATGATGCTGTTTATTTGACACAAGAAGTTttattcttggttttgttttagaAAGGGTGCATCTGATGTCGTTTCGAGCTCATCAAGCCGGTTTCGAGATTTTGTCTTTATTGTGAGAAGGCTGGAGAATCCACCCTTGCATTCGTAGGTAGTGGGAAATGGCAGAAGGATTCCCAGGGCCATTTCAGACACCAGTGGGTATCCACTTGCAACTGAGCATCAGGACTGATTTGGAGGCAGCTGTGTGAATTTTGCTTTCACTTCATCATCATTGATAATGTCGACAAACTGTTCCTGTGCGTGAATATCGTCAGTAGATAACTGCTCGGCTGTTACACTGAATAGGTTCTTCACCAGGGAATGAAGTGCTTCTGGTAGCACTGGGAAGTAGTGTGAGAACTCTTTGTGAAGGGCTCTCAAATGTTCACTGATCACTGACTTGAGAGCACTATCCACATTAACTTCCACCTCCTCGCTGAACAAGGAAAGTGTCAGAAACATTCCGTATCTATCTGTGTCCAGCTTCCTGCACCACAGATCCAACTTCATCTGGAGGGCTCTGTTTTTATTAGTCAGGTCTATTAATGTTGAACGTTTTCCCTGAAGTGACAGATTGAGATCATTAAGGCTATCAAAGATATCAACTAGGTATACCAAGCAGAGAAGCCATTTCTTGTCACTGAACATTTTGTTCAGCTCTTGTTTCTCTCTTCGCAGGAAAAATTCTGCCGTCTCTTCACCAAATATAAAAAGGCGCTTTAATGTGCATCCCCTAGAAAGCCATCAGACTTGAGTGTGGAAAAGCAGAACTTCATATTCACTTCCCGTTTCATTGCAGAGCCCTCGAAAGAGATGACTATTCAGAGCATGAGCTTTAATGTAGTCCACTGCTCGTATAACAACATCCACCACAGCATTAAGGCATATTGGCAATGTCTTTGCAGCTAGGACTTGACGATGGATTCCACAATGAGTGACAATCACATTAGGTGAGACACACTTTACCTTCTGCTGAAAGCCAGATTGTGCACCCATCCTTGCTGGAGCACCATCGGTACAGATACCACAAAGATTCTTCCACTCAATGTCATTGCTTTCGAACAAGGTGTTCACCTTATTGAAAATGTCCTGTGCTGTTGGGTTGTTTCAAATTGTTCGCAGACTAAGAACTCATCCTTAACATCCCAGGCATTAACACACCGTACGGATGTGACCAGTTGTGTGCAGTGAGTAACATCAGTAGTTTCATCAAATTGCAGGCTGAATATACTGAAAGCAGAATGTTTAATTTCATGCACAACTTGTTTTTTGATATCTTCAGACATCTCACATATTCTGCGTTTCACAGTGTCATTAGACATGGAGAGCATATTCCGGTTTTTGGCAGTATCCTTGCCAATCTCCATCTCTTTGCCTGCTGGCAGAATAAGCTCCTCACCTCCTGTACGCACCGCTTTGGTACGGGCAGTTCGTAGTGACACAACATAAGAGGCCTCCACAGTTGAGGACATTTGCTGTCGGAAACTTCCATCAGCATCAAGCCCGGCTGCCTTCGTTGCTTCTTCTCCACACTTCAGTTTTTATGCTCAGGATGTCTAGTTTCCAGATGTCGCTGCGGTTTGCACAGTTTCATTGATTCAGCAGAGAAGACTTCACAGCAAACGAGGCATTGCAGTTTTTCAATACCAGAGGTAATGATATTGGAAAACTGATTTTAATGTAAGACAAGATACTTTCGTTTTTTAGCAGTTTTACCAGTACAGGTGGCCATTATTTTCAGGAGAAGGTTTGCGCTTCTGTGTCTGACTGTTAATTAATAAAGTACCTGTTCAGCTGCTAAAGAATCAAGCCCTCTAATGTTGTCTCAGTATCAGACCAGCCATAGGAAAAATGGAGCCCTGGGCAAACTTCTATTTGGCGCCCGTTTTTGGGGGGTGGAGCAGCGCTGGaggtggagtggagctgggggtggagctgggctggaggagcTTGGGGCTCTGAGGTCTACACCTGGTGGTGATGGGGGCTCACAAGCGCCTGGCCGGGCTCACAGCCCTGTGTGTAGCAGGGCTGGTGGTTAACAACCTCATGCCTGGCGGAGCTCCCGGCTGATAACCCTCAGCATGGCTGGGCTCTGCCTGACACCCCAGGACAGGGGTCGGGGCTCACAGCGTCCTGGATGCCCCAGCTCAGGGCTCACAGCCCCACTCCTGGTTGGGTTGGGAATTACAACACCGCgcctggccagggctggggctcgCAGCCGTGCACGGGGATCGGGGTCAGGGctcacagccccacagccctgcacctGGACAGAGCTCAGAGCCCCACTCCTGGCCAGGGTTGGGATTGGGGCTCGCAGCTCTGAAGCCCCATACAGGGGTCGGGACTCACAGCCCCGCGCCGGTGTCAGGGTCGGGTGTCGTGGTTGCAGCCCAGCACAGGGATCGAGACTCATAGCttgcagccctgctcctggccaggTTCGGGGTCAGGGCTCGCAGCCCCacattggggtgggggttggggctcGCAGCCACGCACCGCTGTTGGGGTCAGGGCTCGAAGCCTGACGCAGGGGTCGGGGCTCATGGCTCGCAGCCCCGCGCCAGGGTCTGGgctcacaaccccccccccacaactggGTCGTGATCCCAAGTTTAAGAACCAATGGGCTAGAAGGAGCAGGGAGCCCTGTCAGGATTTGCAATCAGTAGGCATGAGTGAGCGGTGGGTATGTCCCATCAGGGGTCTGGGCTTAATCGGATTGGCCAGAAGGGGTCACGGCAGCTCCACCATATAGGGACTCCTTTCCTGGACTGCGGGGACAGAGGCTGCTGACAGAGAAGTTGGCAGGTGGTGACAGTGTGAGAAATCTGGGAAATAGACCAGGGGCTGCAAAAAGAAAGAATCCAACAGGTGAATGAGGAGAGTCAGTCAATGACTCTTGCCTTAGCATTAACCCAGCCCAGGGAGGAGCCCACCCAGGGACAAACTGCTCTAGTACCCTCCATGTCAGCTCCCATCACGccctgagctggggggagggtgtcGGGGAGCAGTCATCTCATGCTATACATTTAACCGAGGGGAGATTTACTCGGGGCTCTGACTCTCCTGAATTTCCAGCAACTGTGATAAGCTGGTACCTGAATTCTCCCCTCCCTAGAAAGGGGAGGGACCCTCCTGGTCAGGGATCAGGACCGGATCAGGAGTATTAGGAAGCCCAGAGAAGAGCGATGCTGAGGAGGATTCAAGCTGTAACTGTTGTGTTCCCCAAGGGACGGCGCCACCAGCTTTGGGCTGAGGATCAGGCTGAACAGGATGGAACTAGCTGGGGGTTTGTCTCTTTGGGGGGCAGATACGGGAACCTGGGTAGCAATGTCAGGAGAGGCTGGTTAACAGCAGTCACAGGGCTCTGGAACTAAGGAATCTGGTCCATAGCCACGAATGGGTCACTGGTACCCTCTGTACAGGCCCGGCGCAGGAGAGAGTCAGGGATCTGGGAATGCCAGGCCCTCGGCTGGAATGGGATAGTTGTTCTTGGGGGTGAATACCTTGGGGCAGGATTCCCAGCAGCGACATGGCTAGGACAATGCACCTAACATGAGATAAAAGGGAACTGATCCCCTGTgtgtccctggcctctgcagGGCTCCCCCGACCTGCCtagctatttggggcagggattccAGAGCTCACCAGGGGCCCTGGACTGTGTCCCCCAGGGAACCTGCCCCAGAGGAACCCGGGAGGCATTTACCAAATGGAGGGAGCGTGTGGAGAGGAAGCTTCATGTGAGCAGGAGAGGAGCAAAGGGGCTTCTATGTGACAGGGGCACAGACTATGATGGAAAGCCTGGCCAGCCCCGTCAGTTTGCCATGGAGCTCACCCTGAGCCAGAAGGACCCACTCTATGGGGCAGAGTAATTCATTTTCCACTTGTACACAATCCTTGGGGTCTCTGATGCCCAGTTAGAGCAGCAGTTAGTGCACAGGGAGATGGCCACCTGGTGATGGGCCCGTTTGGACTCTAGGAACTGGACTGGGGCCCTGAAAAAACCACCCGGTCACTAGTGATCTGGGCTGGCATCAGACTGGGAGGGTCTGTATCCTACGAGCAGCCCCAGAGACATCCAACCCCACGACACTGACTCCCTGTGAGACATTAACGCTTCCTGCTCCGCTCTGCTCCTGGGCTGCAGCATTACAATCGGTTCCCTCTGGCTCCTTTTTAATGCCCCAGGGTAACTCACAGAAAATCTACATTTACCTGGTTACTCTTTACTTctcaggaagaggaagaggaggaaggcagCAGTCAGCACCTTCTCCAGGAAGAGCCCGATCCAGAGAGCGGGGCTGGAGAACAGGCTCTGACCTGCAATGTAAATGCCTCAGATCAGCCAATGGAGAGAAACCCCCAGCAGACAAGAGAACTGCtgtttcccggccatcccacccTGTCTCACGTGCACCTTTACCAGGCTCTGAGGAAACTGGCCTTCCCTGTGGCTTGGCGAGTTCCTATCTGTGAACAGCAGTTTGGCAAATGGCCTCTGCAgagtttgcccagctctgcatgGCAGCTGTATCCACATGCTGCTGGCTGGCCCCAAGGAGGCCCAGGCTCTACAGTGGAGACCTCGAGCTTTGCAGAGCAGGAGAATAAGAACTCAGGAACCACCTGCACTTTTACTTAAAAGCCTCAAATCCCTGAGCAGTGCCGGAGTCCTTGGATCACCAGCTCTGCAGGACTCACCATGTTCAAGCCCCTCTCTAAGGGGCATTCACACTCTGCAGGGCTGCAGAGAGCATCTTCCCTCGGCACAGAGTGCAGTCAAAGTGACATTTCCTGCCCTCAaccttccccttcctgctgcacCCATGGgccccaggagagcagagttgagCAATAATCCTGGAATAAAAGAGTCGCTGTTACACTGAGGAGCTCCACTGCCGGTGATGGGTTGAAATGACCCCTGGGTTCAGCAGAACAGACCTGGCATTTCCCAGCAGTGCAGGGGAGGGTTCAGCTGCACATTTACCTGCATCAGATAAAGTATCATCTTTGCCTGGCTCAGGAGGTGGCTGGGAGATTCTCAGCATCTCGCTGGCACTGACAGGAGGCTGGGAATCATGCACAACTCGACAGGTGAACATGGACCGATTCCTCTGTTCAGTTGCTTTGACCTCCAGGGAGCTCTGGAGCGTGTACGTCCCATCTGGATTCTCAGCCAGGGGGGAGGATTTTCCAAGATGCGTCTCATTTCCGTTCTCCAGCCAGGTGAGACTCGCATCCTTCGGGTAAAACCCCTCCGCGTGGCAGGTGAACGTCACGGACTCGTTCAGTGTGACGGGCGCTGCTGGGTCAGTGCCCACTCGCAGCCTGGGTGGAACTGAGAACGCAAATATCCTGCACTTGGCAATTCACGGGCTGGACAGACTGACCTTCCCCCTGAGCCCATGACCACCACTAACCGCCCCCAGGGCCCTCCCTGGAGCATGTTCAGCTCTTACTGGAATCTCTTCTGTATCCAGGcctttccctccatccctcacAGGGGCAGCCGGGCTGGCATTTTTCTGTgtgtccccttcccctctccagccACAGAGGGCCTTTTTCTCCCATGCCGGGCAGGGCCCTGTCCAGAGCTCTGATCTCCAGACACCCTCCTGTCTCGCACGGGGAGAGGCTTCCTCTGCACGGTGATGACACTTGACCTGGCCACAGCACCTCCTGACAGAGCATCTCAAAGCACCTCCCCAACACACATTAATTAAACCTCCCATTGCCCTGCAGGTGGGTGAGCAGGAGCCCAGCACCCCTGGGCCTCCTCCTGGAAGCTGCCTGGTAGATCTGAACAGTGATGATGCTGGCCCGGCCCCTCAGGGCACAGGGAtcccccctctgtgcccagcacAGGGCCCCAGTTACAGCTTGTGGGAGGCTCATGGAAATTCTTTAAAAACCACCAGAAttagcagagggggaaaaaatgttccACACATCCCCACTTTCCCTCCCCTTACTCCCTGGACAAAGCGCACAGCAGGCTGGGTAACTTCATCTGGGGGGTGGGATCTTACTggggttcagagaaggacaaACACCTTCGAGCCCACACACCCTCCACACACTCCGGCCCCTCTGGGCCAGAGCAGGGCACTTCCTAGCCCAAGGGCAGGGTCTCTAAGTTCTAAGGGCCTGGGTACAGGGCAGAGACTGGACCCAAATCTGGATTTCAGTgtctgaccccccccacacaaaatACCCACCCAAAAGGGACCCCAAAGGGTGATGGGTCTGTGGGAGCCCTCTCCACCCTACCCAGTAGCGGAGCCCCCAGTGGTCACCCCAGCTGGGCTCCTACCTCGCAGGGCATCGCTGAGGTTGTAAGTCCCATGCAGGGGAGCCAGTAAGGTGCTGTGCTTTATCTGACAGGTAAGCTGGGAGTGGGCATCTCCTGGGGTCAGGCTCACCCCCACGGTGCTGGACATGTTGTAGGAGACGCTCTCGTGTTCAGGGAGAATGCGGGGCTCGGGGGCTGGGAGTTTGGCCCCATTTTTGAGCCAGGTCACAGTGATATCTCTGGGGGAGAATCCTCCTGACGTGCAAGTGAAAGTCACTGAGGGATCCGGCTCTGCCCCGCTGGGGGGGCCGGACACGGACGGGGCcgaggggctggctgcagggagaaGTGTTTATCAGTCAGATCCCTCTGCGACTGAGAGCCCATCCCCCCGACCCATAGGGCCCACTTCCCCACAGGGACAGCCTGAGATCGGGGGAGCCACAGCTCCTGCCCTATAGCTCATGCCAAGGGGAGACAGGGCAAAACTAGGAGAGTCCTTGCTaggaatcaggtttcagagtagcagccgtgttagtctgtatttgcaaaaagaaaaggagtacttgtggcaccttagagactaacaaatttattagagcataagctttcgtgagctacagctcacttcatcggatgcatttggtggaaaaaacagaggagagatttatatacacacacacagagaacatgaaacaatgggtttatcatacacactgtaaggagagtgatcacttaagataagccatcaccagcagcaggggggggaaggaggaaaaacctttcatggtgacaagcaggtaggctaattccagcagttaacaagaatatcagaggaacagtggggggtggggtgggagggagaaataccatggggaaatagttttactttgtgtaatgactcatccattcccagtctctattcaagcctaagttaattgtatccagtttgcaaattaattccaattcagcagtctctcgttggagtctgtttttgaagcttttttgttgaagtatagccactcttaggtctgtgatcgagtgaccagagagattgaagtgttctccaactggtttttgaatgttataattcttgacgtctgatttgtgtccattcattcttttacgtagagactgtccagtttggccaatgtacatggcagaggggcattgctggcacatgatggcatatatcacattggtagatgcacaggtgaacgagcctctgatggtgtggctgatgtgattaggccctatgatggtatcccctgaatagatatgtggacagagttggcaacgggctttgttgcaaggataggttcctgggttagtgattctgttgtgtggtgtgtggttgctggtgagtatttgcttcagattggggggctgtctgtaagcaaggactggtctgtctcccaagatctgtgagagtgatgggtcgtccttcaggataggttgtagatccttgatgatgcgttggagaggttttagttgggggctgagggtgatggctagtggagttctgttgttttctttgttgggcctgtcctgtagtaggtgacagagacaaacacctacaagacagagacaaacacctacaagatctctatcatgcattcctacaactacagtacccacctgctgaagtgaagaaacagattgacagagccagaagagtacccagaagtcacctactacaggacaggcccaacaaagaaaacaacagaactccactagccatcaccttcagcccccaactaaaacctctccaacgcatcatcaaggatctacaacctatcctgaaggacgacccatcactctcacagatcttgggagacagaccagtccttgcttacagacagccccccaatctgaagcaaatactcaccagcaaccacacaccacacaacagaatcactaacccaggaacctatccttgcaacaaagcccgttgccaactctgtccacatatctattcaggggataccatcatagggcctaatcacatcagccacaccatcagaggctcgttcacctgtgcatctaccaatgtgatatatgccatcatgtgccagcaatgccccctgccatgtacattggccaaactggacagtctctacgtaaaagaatgaatggacacaaatcagacgtcaagaattataacattcaaaaaccagttggagaacacttcaatctctctggtcactcgatcacagacctaagagtggctatacttcaacaaaaaagcttcaaaaacagactccaacgagagactgctgaattggaattaatttgcaaactggatacaattaacttaggcttgaatagagactgggaatggatgagtcattacacaaagtaaaactatttccccatggtatttctccctcccaccccaccccccactgttcctctgatattcttgttaactgctggaattagcctacctgcttgtcaccatgaaaggttttcctccttcccccccctgctgttggtgatggcttatcttaagtgatcactctccttacagtgtgtatgataaacccattgtttcatgttctctgtgtgtgtgtatataaatctctcctctgttttttccaccaaatgcatccgatgaagtgagctgtagctcacgaaagcttatgctctaataaatttgttagtctctaaggtgccacaagtactccttttcttcttgctaggAATGGGGAAGTCTCATagcaaaggaagaagaacaacCCAGTAACTCCATGGCTGCATCCGAGCTTCgtgcccacagccagagccctatGGGGGAGCGGGGTTGAGTAGATTCCCCCCAGGATTGTGTCTGGCCGCAGGTCGGTTCTGCCAAGGAAGCACAAACTCTGTGCAGCTGCCCCAG containing:
- the LOC119842403 gene encoding signal-regulatory protein beta-1-like isoform X2, which encodes MALSTPVSGLTLPWLVLLLFLEIPGAGAQKFQLLQPQGAVSVSAGETLTLTCFVTGPAPVGPVKWFKGLGKDRQLVFSDLGSFPRVTRAVSGSNTDFTTHQWQRPKERDYRCVKVKKASGPDEEIGSGAGTNVTVRASPSAPSVSGPPSGAEPDPSVTFTCTSGGFSPRDITVTWLKNGAKLPAPEPRILPEHESVSYNMSSTVGVSLTPGDAHSQLTCQIKHSTLLAPLHGTYNLSDALRVPPRLRVGTDPAAPVTLNESVTFTCHAEGFYPKDASLTWLENGNETHLGKSSPLAENPDGTYTLQSSLEVKATEQRNRSMFTCRVVHDSQPPVSASEMLRISQPPPEPGQSLFSSPALWIGLFLEKVLTAAFLLFLFLRSKE
- the LOC119842403 gene encoding signal-regulatory protein beta-1-like isoform X4, which gives rise to MALSTPVSGLTLPWLVLLLFLEIPVGPVKWFKGLGKDRQLVFSDLGSFPRVTRAVSGSNTDFTTHQWQRPKERDYRCVKVKKASGPDEEIGSGAGTNVTVRASPSAPSVSGPPSGAEPDPSVTFTCTSGGFSPRDITVTWLKNGAKLPAPEPRILPEHESVSYNMSSTVGVSLTPGDAHSQLTCQIKHSTLLAPLHGTYNLSDALRVPPRLRVGTDPAAPVTLNESVTFTCHAEGFYPKDASLTWLENGNETHLGKSSPLAENPDGTYTLQSSLEVKATEQRNRSMFTCRVVHDSQPPVSASEMLRISQPPPEPGQSLFSSPALWIGLFLEKVLTAAFLLFLFLRSKE
- the LOC119842403 gene encoding signal-regulatory protein beta-1-like isoform X1; translation: MALSTPVSGLTLPWLVLLLFLEIPGAGAQKFQLLQPQGAVSVSAGETLTLTCFVTGPAPVGPVKWFKGLGKDRQLVFSDLGSFPRVTRAVSGSNTDFTTHQWQRPKERDYRCVKVKKASGPDEEIGSGAGTNVTVRASPSAPSVSGPPSGAEPDPSVTFTCTSGGFSPRDITVTWLKNGAKLPAPEPRILPEHESVSYNMSSTVGVSLTPGDAHSQLTCQIKHSTLLAPLHGTYNLSDALRVPPRLRVGTDPAAPVTLNESVTFTCHAEGFYPKDASLTWLENGNETHLGKSSPLAENPDGTYTLQSSLEVKATEQRNRSMFTCRVVHDSQPPVSASEMLRISQPPPEPGKDDTLSDAGQSLFSSPALWIGLFLEKVLTAAFLLFLFLRSKE
- the LOC119842403 gene encoding signal-regulatory protein beta-1-like isoform X5; this encodes MALSTPVSGLTLPWLVLLLFLEIPGPVKWFKGLGKDRQLVFSDLGSFPRVTRAVSGSNTDFTTHQWQRPKERDYRCVKVKKASGPDEEIGSGAGTNVTVRASPSAPSVSGPPSGAEPDPSVTFTCTSGGFSPRDITVTWLKNGAKLPAPEPRILPEHESVSYNMSSTVGVSLTPGDAHSQLTCQIKHSTLLAPLHGTYNLSDALRVPPRLRVGTDPAAPVTLNESVTFTCHAEGFYPKDASLTWLENGNETHLGKSSPLAENPDGTYTLQSSLEVKATEQRNRSMFTCRVVHDSQPPVSASEMLRISQPPPEPGQSLFSSPALWIGLFLEKVLTAAFLLFLFLRSKE
- the LOC119842403 gene encoding signal-regulatory protein beta-1-like isoform X3 → MALSTPVSGLTLPWLVLLLFLEIPGPVKWFKGLGKDRQLVFSDLGSFPRVTRAVSGSNTDFTTHQWQRPKERDYRCVKVKKASGPDEEIGSGAGTNVTVRASPSAPSVSGPPSGAEPDPSVTFTCTSGGFSPRDITVTWLKNGAKLPAPEPRILPEHESVSYNMSSTVGVSLTPGDAHSQLTCQIKHSTLLAPLHGTYNLSDALRVPPRLRVGTDPAAPVTLNESVTFTCHAEGFYPKDASLTWLENGNETHLGKSSPLAENPDGTYTLQSSLEVKATEQRNRSMFTCRVVHDSQPPVSASEMLRISQPPPEPGKDDTLSDAGQSLFSSPALWIGLFLEKVLTAAFLLFLFLRSKE